One Gimesia aquarii DNA segment encodes these proteins:
- a CDS encoding sugar phosphate isomerase/epimerase family protein has product MARPVTLFTGQWADLPLEEMCKKAQDFGYDGLELACWGDHFEVDKALSDDTYCNRKRELLEKYDLQLFSISNHLVGQAVLDNIDERHKAILPEYVWGDGDPAGVNDRAIEEMKNTARAAQKLGVSVVNGFTGSSIWHLLYDFPPTPREMIDGGFQLFADRWNPILDVFQECGVKFALEVHPTEIAFDIYSAETALKAIDNREEFGFNFDPSHLIWQGVDPVEFIRYFPDRIYHAHMKDASVTLNGRTGILTSHLSFGDQRRGWDFRSVGRGGVRFEEIIRALNDIKYNGPLSIEWEDMGMNRDQGAREACQFVKNVDFSPSDIAFDGAFGD; this is encoded by the coding sequence ATGGCACGCCCTGTAACATTATTCACCGGACAATGGGCCGATCTCCCGCTGGAAGAGATGTGTAAAAAAGCACAAGACTTCGGGTATGACGGCTTGGAATTAGCCTGCTGGGGAGACCATTTTGAAGTCGACAAAGCGTTGTCCGACGATACCTATTGTAATCGCAAACGCGAATTGCTCGAAAAATACGATTTGCAACTCTTCTCCATTTCCAATCACTTGGTGGGACAGGCTGTACTCGACAACATCGACGAACGCCACAAAGCGATCCTGCCTGAATATGTCTGGGGCGACGGTGATCCCGCCGGTGTGAATGACCGGGCGATTGAGGAAATGAAGAACACGGCTCGCGCCGCGCAAAAACTGGGCGTGAGTGTCGTCAATGGTTTCACCGGATCCAGCATCTGGCATCTGCTCTATGATTTCCCTCCCACGCCGCGAGAAATGATCGACGGTGGATTTCAATTATTCGCGGATCGCTGGAATCCGATTCTGGACGTCTTCCAGGAATGCGGCGTCAAGTTTGCATTAGAAGTGCATCCCACGGAAATCGCCTTCGATATTTATTCCGCAGAAACGGCACTCAAAGCCATCGACAATCGCGAAGAATTCGGTTTCAACTTCGATCCCAGCCACCTGATCTGGCAGGGCGTGGATCCCGTCGAATTCATTCGCTACTTCCCCGATCGCATTTATCACGCACACATGAAAGATGCCTCAGTCACCTTAAACGGTCGCACCGGTATCCTGACGAGTCACCTGTCATTCGGCGATCAACGCCGTGGCTGGGATTTCCGTAGTGTCGGACGAGGTGGAGTTCGCTTCGAAGAAATCATCCGCGCGTTAAACGATATTAAATACAACGGCCCGCTCTCCATCGAATGGGAAGACATGGGCATGAACCGCGATCAAGGTGCCCGCGAAGCGTGCCAGTTCGTCAAAAATGTCGACTTTTCACCCTCCGACATCGCCTTCGACGGCGCCTTCGGAGATTGA